The following is a genomic window from Micropterus dolomieu isolate WLL.071019.BEF.003 ecotype Adirondacks linkage group LG12, ASM2129224v1, whole genome shotgun sequence.
taacatGTGACTTACGTTACGGCCTTTTTATCCATGCGATAATAAACACTAAGACGGCAATTACAAGACTACTGATGATGCTCCAAATGCAATTCCAACAATTCAGATCATTGAAAAAACCAGCTGAAATGACACAAACCAGAACAGCATGACGCTTTTTTCAATCAAGCTACAACAGTTTAAACAAAACAGTGGTATTTTGTATAATTTATACAAAACTCTTTCTAACCTGTAACCTGGATGTGAGTCTCTCTGGTCTGGTTGACGTCCTTCTGTTGGACTCTACAGGTGAagctgttgctgtgtctcttctccacagtcactctgctgctgacagtaTAGAGGTCATCAGGATCTCTGACTGTCTCTGTAggtccagcagagaggaggtttCCCTCACTGTCCAGCCAAAACACCTCAGGCTCTGGATACCAGCCTGCAGACTCACACTGAAACACCACACTGATGCTGTTATCTGAGACAACCTGTATGATGGGCGAGGAGACAGCacctgaggaggagagaggagcaatTAGGACAGTGGGTTTAATTGAAacacttattaataaatatgtCACTGATTTGTATGATTGTTAAAGtacattaaaaacactttttacttaACATTTCATAAATTTCTTATAAAAGTCTTCTTTTCACTtcctttgacattttatagcaaATCATTAACAACGATTATTATGTGGAATTTAAAGGTAGCCATTTGTGACATTCTGATCAATAAACTTATTGACACATTTAGTGAACATCTTTTCAGTGTCCACTAGCAGTCCATTCAGTGTGACCTgttggcatcagtttgtaatgcactggGTAGCCCCTTAGCATCATAGTTATACACACTGGGAGAAGCCCTGTACCATACTTTataaaaggaaaggagataatgccgtcccacaattccttgcgacAGACCCACGTAAATGTAGAAACAACAAAGCACCTGTTTTGTGCTTGTGACACAATACAAAATCAAAATCCTTGTATGATTAGCTAAGCTCCAAAACCATGAATATAGACTTCTTCTCTGTGAAATCCACCCAGTTAGCAGGAATCTTGAAAAACAAGCATAATGAATTTCTTTCTatcatcttaaaaaaaaaactatatacaTTAATGTTGTTTCACTGAATCTCCCCATTGTggaatgcacaaaaaaaattctCTCCTTTGAAAATTTATAAAAAAGGTCAAAGCGTACACACCAGGAGAGCCCTTGCTCAATtcctcatttttatttaattatcattttaatgGCTCAACTTTAAAAATCTACAAATTATTCCAAAATATTTTCTTAGATACGATTCCACAGAGATGCCTCTCTACTGGATTCGATAAGTAAAATTAGAATCAGAAATTGAAGAAATTTTAACGATATCCAACCCTTGTTTGGACCCTGCTGCTGTACTGTTTATATCAGTGGGTCCCTGTTTGGTTTATCTTGTGCAGGTAACATGATGCACAATGCTGCCAGTAGTTTCACTGTTCCAGCAGTGATGTGCCAAGAAACTGGACCAGTAAAAGCAGGAAGAACAAGAAGACTGCTGCTGACTAAATGTGGCTGAACACAGTAAAAGCTTCTACAGTatcagctttgcaaatgttttacaaagAAGGAAATGATTCAACACGTTTGTTAGCTTACAGACtgtgttttggtgagaaacactaCATGTAAACTGaactgctgtttgtttacaagaaaactccacaggtcacctttaatgttttctgtagtcACGGTTGATTTTACTCCGACTTTGTATTTCGAAGTTTTCAtcttctgttttactttgttgtctttgtgttttgtcaAAGCTGCTTATGTCTAATAAGTTGCATTACTGATCTTTGCAGTCAAACTTTGTTTTTCATCGTCTCTGCTCATGGCATGAATTTGTGTCTTTTGTACACTACACTGATAATAGAACATGTGTTTAAAGTCagaacataaatacatttttcacagttAATAATACTCTTCTGCATGATAAACACAAAAGCAGTTCATCACatgatatttaattattatctGAATAAAGCTGCAGTCTGACTCACCAACAGTGAGCTGGATGGAAGCTTCCTTCTGCATTGATTGAAGGAAACAAAAGTATTTTCCTGCATCAGAGATTTTTACACTGAAGATTTTCAGGAAGACGTTTCCTTTAATCAGTTCATCCACAAACAGAGCTGTTCGGAAACGATAAGACGGGTTTTGATGTTCATCCATCAGTCGCCCATCTTGGTGAACATGGATGTACTCTGGCTCCAAACCAGGTTTGGCCCACACCACTATCTCAGAACTGGCGCTGACTGCAGGTTCAAGGTGACATGGCaaaatgacatcatcaccaGCCAGTGCTACGATTGGTTGATGTGAACAAATCAACGCTGACTGAgctgcaaagaaaacaaaacaacaaacagcagcataGCGTTACTCATGTCATcgaaataattaaattaacagTATGAAATAATCAATTAAATCTCTCTCAGCTGCATTACAAACAGGGAACAGATCATCTAAATCCTGAAAGATGTGTGTAGATTATGTTAAATCGACCACTGGAGCCTCAGAGTCTGTATCTGACTCACACTCATCACAATTTTTAGCTTCAGTCACATTTATACTATAGAGCAGCATTATGGTGTTTAACATGTTGAATTGAGTCTTGTtggtttttgtttcttcttcttttttgttgaccgcagttttttttttgagtcAACCTGTGACAGTATGTCTAACCGTAAAAGGCCTCAGAGAGTTTCAGCTGTGAGTAAAATGTTCTCACCATCAGTCTATCAACAGTCCTGTATCACAACTTGTCAATGGCagtgaaaattttaaaaagcagctgacGCTCTGATTGTATAAAGAAATTTGCATTCAGTGCAGATTTTAGGGATGGTAACGTTGGTCAATCAGTCAACCACTTTGAAAAGATTAGATTGGTTcccattaaatgttgaacagaCATTCTGGTTCACAGCGAATTGATCCTTCTGACTTTAAaatcctgacttttcctctagcaccaccagcgGGTAACAATGTTTGGGCTCAAAAACTATTGGGTAGATTAACATTATAAAGTAATTCCCATCATCCACAGCTGTACTTGTGTTtaactaaactaagatggtgaacaaggTAAAAGTATAACTGCTACAAATCATTGGCTGCTgttgaaaagtcaaaaaaatgttcctttcctaaccactttTCTTCAACCTTgatgaaaaatgtcaaaaaagcGACACAAAATTTATGTGCtcagtattttgttttaaagattCCAGTTTTTGTTGAGTTGTGTCTTTAATGTGTTACTGGAGTGTTTTGCATTGAAATTACCTCCAACAGACTCTATTAGAAGAATGATAAACAGCAAAACACTGCAGGTCCTGAAGGACACTCCATCACTGGACTCTGTCTTTGAATGCAGCATCCTGGAAAtagtttaaaaagacaaaatgctGATTAGTCTGGTTGTTTCAATCATACAAATCAAACATGTCTTTATTTAGTGGGAAATTATCATGAAACCCAGTCTGATAATGATCTGATCTTGCCTTCCTACTTTGAAGACAtttttttctgatattttaaaaatatcacaGTCTTGTAAAAATTGTGCATTAAAAAGAGAACGAAGGATTTTAACTGTTAGGGTTATCAAGTgtggcaaaaagaaagtaggctaacagacgcactacaatttgactttgttttatttcatcaacagacaATTCTTTATGAAGACAAAAGTAGTTCCGCCAGGCTGCCGGTTGGCTATGACGGTTGCAAAGCAACATACATCAAAGGCCGGAATTattagaactatttatttatgcacGTTTCCGTTTATTGTGCAGCCACTAAGACTGTCCAGCGTCAGTAGATTGACTTTAGTAACTTATAATATGTTTGCTCTTGTGTGCCGGCGGCCTgcagtgcgtaaaataataacactttaatataaTACCTACCAGAAAGGGCGGAATTGCGTCTCCTTGAGCAAAATCCTTGAACAGgctattgaaacttaaactttgttgcaatatcgcatactggggcaagtagtggactgctgagtgtgtttgtgtgttttcgtgtgtgtgagagagggacaTTTTGAACCACGTAAAAGCAAtgatttctctttctctctctctctctctctctctctctctctctctctctctctctctctctctcattatttatttatttattcatttatttatctccGCTGGTAAAATACGATCTGTATCAGATCTGTATCAGAtcgcattttaataccaggtgtaaatggggcgtGAGACCTccacgaagctcagattataactcaaACCCTGTTTGTGGCGGAGTGAAACGgatctgtgcaaaggaattcGATGTCTTACCCGTTATATAAGCTCATTATATTATAGCTATGAACCAATaagattgcttgatttgagctacccgTTTTATAGTAAAATCTCTCCATTTGAATTATTCTGAATTATCAGTGTAATGTGACAAAGTCACAAACATGTTAGGTTTCTTCAGTCAGTGCTTTAACCGGACACTGACATAAGATCTGGAATTGGggcgctgcacagcggctgcTCCCttggatgggttaaatgcagaggatgaatatcgcaacatgtatgtgtatgtgacaaataaagtacatttgatttgattttcattCAGCAGatgtaaaatgttgttttaacaataaagatgtccaatgtttaatatttaagttttactttaaaaagcAACTTTTAACCTGTAGTAGCTACGACAACTGGTAACTCTCCAATTTGATGTTGTGCTGTTGTTGCCTGACATGAAGTAAAGGTCAGTAGATGCAAATTTCCAACCTTTCATGCAAATAATACAATAGAGACATTTTTCACTTCATCTTTCAGAGTTTTACTAACAGTTTAACTTTATAACAGACATATTTGACATATTAATGAAGATCATAGTTAGCTTTAAATTgtttgtatataataataatatatacatatatatatatataaattaataatgaaagTCCACTTGGctatatgtacatattttgtaatgaacaacataaaaaaatgaataaaatatgtatttaataatCTTACTAACGTTATACAGTCAAAGATTATGAATTAATGATAAACAACGTTTAatgtaaaagtttaattttaaaatgtaatttacctGCAGTAGGACAACTGGTAACTCGCCAATTTGATGTTGTGCTGTTGTTGCCTGACATGAAGTAAAGGTTAGTACATGCAAATCTCCTTTcatgcaaataatacaaaagagACATTTTTCACTTCATCTTTCAGAGTTTTACTAACAATTCAACTTTATAACAGTTTTGACATATATTGATAGCTATAAATTGTttgtatataataatttatataaaaatgaataatgaaagTCCACTTGGCTGtatgtacatttattataatgaacaacattaaaacatttataataaaaaaatgtatttaataatcTTACTAACGTTATACAAAGATTATGAATTAATGATAAACGTTTAATGTAAAAGTTCAACTTTAAAATGCAATTTACCTGCAGTATGGCGACTGTTAACTCGAGAAATTAGAAAGTGTGACCAAGGGCCTTTTTGAAACTAGACCCTCTCCACTTCCACTCCGTCACGGAGTCAactcacagccaaatcgagctTCCTTACCCGCGTAG
Proteins encoded in this region:
- the LOC123980586 gene encoding butyrophilin subfamily 3 member A3-like; amino-acid sequence: MLHSKTESSDGVSFRTCSVLLFIILLIESVGAQSALICSHQPIVALAGDDVILPCHLEPAVSASSEIVVWAKPGLEPEYIHVHQDGRLMDEHQNPSYRFRTALFVDELIKGNVFLKIFSVKISDAGKYFCFLQSMQKEASIQLTVGAVSSPIIQVVSDNSISVVFQCESAGWYPEPEVFWLDSEGNLLSAGPTETVRDPDDLYTVSSRVTVEKRHSNSFTCRVQQKDVNQTRETHIQVTAGFFNDLNCWNCIWSIISSLVIAVLVFIIAWIKRP